The Aedes aegypti strain LVP_AGWG unplaced genomic scaffold, AaegL5.0 Primary Assembly AGWG_AaegL5_hic_scaff_1345_1361_PBJ_arrow, whole genome shotgun sequence sequence gtggttagcgtccgcggctacaaagcaaagccatgctgaaggtgtctgggttcgattcccggtcggtccaggatcttttcgtaatggaaatttccttgacttccctgggcatagagtatcatcgtacctgccacacgagatacgaatgcaaaaatggcaatttaggcaaagaaagctctcagttaataactgtggaagtgctcataagaacactaagctgagtagccggctctgtcccagtggggacgttaatgccaagaagaagaagaaggtacatggaaatcaaaatacacccaaaatttgactTTAAACCAAATGATgtaacaaaatctcaaaaatctgaaaaaaaatgtttttggcagtaaaccaacgaaaatcatacaacaattgagtaaacatgtgattctggcctaaacttaatcgtttggtactaaaattaggacagggctttaggaccttaTTGATCCTAAGATTTCATAGGGTAACCAACTGCAGCGCCAACATCAGCCAGAGTGTCCAtttattatccgtacaaactttgaaggcatgcATTTATGTAATCAAACTGAACAAATTTAGCACTGCAGCGCCAACATCAGCCAGAGTGTCCAtttattatccgtacaaactttgaaggcatgcATTTATGTAATCAAACTGAACAAATTTAGCACTGTTTAATAACTGACATATTATCGTGTTTATTCTGCGTCTCGTGTGACGCGACACGTGTCGAGTCGTTTGTGTCACTCGATTCCCGTAGGCGAATGTGGTGACAAATGTCGACATAGATGAACACCAATGAACTTGCTCTTCATTCTGACAGTCGACGCGTATCGACAACAGTCGTGCTGAGGTGACATTTTCGTGCGACATTTGTCGACACGTTTGGGGTAGTCGAGAACAGTTCAAAGGCTaaaaaaatggaagcgaaacgGTAAGTGTTTTAtctttttggtcaaaattgttTAATTATCAATATAATTATGAATTTTAGGGTACGCGTTACAAACCGTAAACAGTTCGAGTTCCTTGTTAACAGGATGGAGGCTAATCCGAAGTTAGCAAAAGATCTCAAATTTTGTGAGGCAACCGGAATTTCTTCCAACACCTTCACCAGTATTTGGCATGATTTGACGGTCGGATTGAATAGTCTGGGTCCTCCGACCAGGACAGTCAAAGATTGGCAAAaggtgaaattttgaaacaattattgttttgtGTAAAACGTCCTCAATATTTTCATCTATTTTACAGGTTTGGACCGActacaaattgaaaattaaaaataaactggCTCATAACAAACGTGAAGTCAACGCCACTGGTGGTGGGccaaattcaatgaaaattttgtcCCCTACGGAAGAGACAGTCGTAAAACTGTTGTCTCTGGACAAAATGGTAAACCACTCCGGTAAGTCCAACGCTTTTAAAGATTAATTTAAGTCCAAGGAGGATTCATCaagaattttcaatttagttCCAGCATTTGGATTACCGCGTCAAGTAGGATCTGCGCAGACTTCTCAGGATACTGACCAGCTTCATCACATTTCGTCCCCGCCAGGATCTCCGCTGCTGTCAAGTACATTGGCAGACGAGAACGAACCAATCGACGAGATAATTAGGGAGGAGCGGGAGAATGAGGCCAGCAACCAGCAAAATGCCAGCAGCTCTCGCAGTTCAAAACGTAAGCATGGGGCGATGAACGATGTTCGTGAAGAGTTACTTACACGACAGACCGagtatttgaagcaaattgttgaaaataccaCAGAGTGTGCTCGTTATgctcgaaaagcattcaaactACGAGAGGAAGAATCGAAATACCGGCGCGCGTATTTACTACAAAAACAAAAGGATCGGCAGTCTGACTTGGAGCTTAAAATTGAGCTGCTAAAGTACAAGAAGCAAAAATTGCAAATTCTCGAGCGTAGAGAGAAAAGGAAGTAGTGGTTTGTATAACGGTTCAATGAATAAAATGCACATGAATAAAATctgaaattaaatttgaaaagaaaactgTATGTTTTTTCAACCCTTATTTAGTAAACGCAAAcaacattatttcttatttgattttggtgaaatttacAACTGATTATAAAAATCTCATagtttcataataaatcttcgagctgtttcgtagaatacctataagtagatgaaaaaaccaaatttagtactataccatttgattccactagagtttgtatcctgtgacagatacgcgtatttcgacctcaactgtaaggccgtcttcagtgtcgtgtactagactcgacaagTCGAGCAAAATTATCAGAAACTATTACGCgacaggattttctttagaaatttgttctacgattattcgagaaaattgttgtgaaattcttctagtgatcTTTCCACAGATTTCTTCTAGAATACTTTCAAGGaccccttcagaaatttctccaccaATTAtcctagaaattcttcctgtaatttttaaatggatgcttagaggaatttctccagaatttactcctgtaaattcttatttttttcagagactATACTTGGATTCGCTTTAGAGTTGTTACTCTTAAAGATTTTCAACAGCACTTCTTCCAAGAAAACCCACAACCGTTTATCACAGTAACATAAAACTAATATGAATTTCTTTAACAATTAATCTACGGCTACTCCTAGGAAATGCTAAAAAATGCATCGATGGATTCGtagaaatctgttgaaaattctTCGTACAATTTATCTACAGATTCGACGTGGGATTCCTCATGGActttcttcagcatttcatccaaagaTTGCTCTTGTAGTTCtttcatataatttttaactaattttccaagttaaattttcatgaattcttaaataaatctttTAGTAATTTCTCCGACAACTCctgcacaaatttcttcaaatattccatcCGATGCTTTTCAAAGAGTTTATCCTAAATGATATTATACAAATAtccaactatttttttttagttatccTAATTATGTATTTAGGCAAACCTCTATGACATGCTCAAGAGCCCAGGATTCCTTTCAGAGATCCTCGCATGAGCTTATCGAGGAAGTTTCATCGAAAGTTACTTTaggaatcattcaaaaatgacgttcAGCATTTGCGGGAGGGGGGGTCTATGAAAGTGTGACCGTGCATGTATTAAATATTGACAAAAGCGTGACAGAGTGGAAGGGGGGTCTAGTTTCAAAAAACAATGATCGCCATATTTGAACCTTCCCTTAGGAGTTTTTCAATTTGCTTCAataatttctaaggaatttccttgacatttTTCTCTATACATCATTgttaaattctttaaaaatttccttgGAAAATTCTAGAGAATGTTCTAAATAAAGAATCAACTACAAGTTCGTGTTCCCAATATTCTGAAGGTAGACTGTTTggtatatgtttatttttagctgttattgtttttatggaaatattgattatatATCTAAGGTTGAACTTTTGGACTACTAAAATactaaaactaaaatataattGAATACCTTCAAATTTACAAACAACCCCCCAGAACCAAATCTTGGCTGTGCTCAGGCCCGGATTGAGGGGGATAGGGGGGTGCCAAGGGAGCCAATGTCCCGGGCCTACTACTTACCACTActattttttttagcaatttcacttggtgcttaactttttaagctttgtttaaattttgtgatGATAAAATTGAggatatttgtagttctctgcCAACATTTTTTGCTGATTGCTCGTGGTGGAACGAAGTTACATTATGCCTAAGTTgagcattttttatgaaaatcggttaaactactattattttgaacacaactgtataccTGAAGGAAACTTTAAAGAGATGCCTGCATTATtgcttttgatggaattttctgagaaaatcatgaataaaatttagGACATTAATACCTGGCGTAGTATTACAAGGACTTCCATCGGAAGGTCTTTGAAATACTCAAGAGAAAAAACCAGGTCAGATTCTGAGGAATccttattgaaaaaaattgaaaattcagtAAGTGCTTAAAACTGTTGGAGCTATGATAACGAACATAaagtttttctgatttttttttaaatattgtggaGTCAGTAGCGCGGGTAGTGgataggacatgtactacgcacaaaaacgcCTGGGTAGAACAGCCAAAGAATTGTTCTATATAAACAATCCTGGAGGTATTTCTTGAGAAGCATCCATGGAGAATCATCATAAAATTATTAAGAATCTTTGgatgattacactgcggaacacgtttttgtctcaagcatcaaaataccgctattcacgctgttgaaaaggcaaaatttgagaacatcagccaacttgcatataAGTTTGTCAGTTTGTaaagcaatttatttgcttaaattgccacagaatttaattttatgtgtataacaatgcttatcaacaaagtttataatattttcgatgcataaaagttatttttttatgcttaaaaaagttttgtattttcccatataagagaaatgatgaatagggtcctaaaatgtttaatgaaatcttgtttttatttaaaaacacgaaagagcatgttactgcaactactttagcaatttttcccgctgaaataacggatatatcatattgaaactttaatttaaaaatttgatccataaatgaaccttgacacttgagatcatgtttgacgtttgcttagtcgacaaaaataccacaggggttttagttttagcatTGGGGTTATTCCTATGTGACATTtctgaagggacacggaaaacaaaacacacccaaaatttgagtttaaaccaaggggtgtgacaaaatctatgaaaacataaaaacaaatgtttaattgtatttaaacaaatgaaaaacatgaaaaaattgagtaaacatgtgtttttggcctaaacataagcgtttggcattaatattgggacagggctttaggaccctattttgtatggcgactgccaacatgttgaaaaaatcggttcaaTCTAAATTGAATCgtacaatttcaaccaaattttatctaaaatgaaagtttaagtgctattcttggtggtattatatcacaaaaaaagtttgataaattatactttaaattttatgtaaacatcaataaaaccagtgttttacacaactttggcgacctgtagctaaaaattgtgacgtgctggaacatttctgaaaatagcatcagattcagcaacaaTTGAcgttgaaatttctggaggtagttcttagttaattactgaaaaatgATTCGATCGAATTCCTACTGATATTTTGCAAtatcattcataaaaatatttagagcagatCATGACGTTTTTTTGCTGAATTGATGACGAAATTTCAACGAGatatttgatggagtttctgcGTTATGAAACATTGTCTTGAAGCATCTtcagttcctccagaaactgtTTGTGATTAGCCAGGTCACTTTGAAGCAAAAAAGAATCTACACAAATTCACAGAAATTTTGCTGGTCAACCATTTGTTATCGAGAAATAGATAGGGAAACATAATTTTCAACTGATCCTTCAATCAAATTCTCCAGTTATtgctctaggagatcttccaaagatttattcagaatttcttctgatgaaatccacacaggtttattccagagtgtttgaaaaaaaaaatagttcaaggttatgttcaagcagctCTACAAGACAGGCAGAGGAATTgtctgttcatgtggattccttcaagaattcatccacgtttcctcccagaaaaaatctttgagggatgtttcgaaaaaatctatttcttttttttctaaaaatttttccagcatttcatcaaagTATTACTCCTCCAGTTTTACCAatcatttcttaaaaaaaattctcaaaaaattccctTGCGATCTTCAAAAGTTGGATTAGATTTTCACATCAGTTTATactacagcatttttttttccacttaTTCCTGATTCTGTCCAATGATTTTCGAAAAATTGCGGAATAGTGTCCcgagaaaaaaatgatttttttttaatttttttagcaCGTTATccaggaaatcttctaaaacttcctcaagagtTCAGGAGTTATTTGAAAGATTCTTGTTCATTAAAAGTGGCTGTAAAACTTACACAAAGGTTTTCTCAGAagttactctaggattttctttagaaatacttcatggatttatttttctggaaaattcacatttacctggagacattcctggaatgattcctgagaaaactatcaagacttacttgagaaaatttctaagaatagctggaggaatttctgaagaaatctaagcatgaatctctggagcaattgccgAATATATCTTTAGCAAAATCCCGTGTTTACTATGTAAATCTTGCAAGAGAATATCAAAAGAAATCCAAAGAAATGTTTGCAgagattattgattgaattgaagACATTTTGGCCGATTGACTTTGATATGTTGAGGATGTCCGAGGGAAATCGATTAATATATCActgaacaaaatgttgaaaaagttAGAACactcttgaagaaattactTTTCTGTGGTTCTCCTTGCAACAATCCAGGTTGAATtcgaaatcctttggaaaacaCTGAAATAAtgaactccttcagaaatttccggagtaatacCTGAACATTTTGGTAAATACTTAaataaacttctgatgaaattccttgagaaaatcatgaaaacacACATACAGGAAAACTTGTAATAATGTCACGAGAACTTCTAAAAAAAGTCTTAGATCTTAGAGAATGTCTGCTCTGATGCCATGAAGAATCAAACTTTTATCTCCTTGGCTcctgtttttgtttgttttttcctTTTTGGTCTTTTTTCGCCTCTTTTCATATCTTTTTACGTTCCTTTTTTTCTAGCAAGAGATCTACAACTTCTTATTTTTAAGATCGCTACCAGCCCTATAAAGACGATAATTGCCAAGCTTCcttagtcttgtggtaacgaATGGCATGAAAATGGGGGTTGGGGTGGCTTTAGAAACAAAGGGGTGTCAGTaacaaaaacctagttttgaaaaaatctactaTGAAGCTTTTTCAGCAATTACATTCTATACAATTGTAtgggatcaaaaaaaaaaacaagctagttttctaagaattatgttatatttcttttTGTTAAGCGGAAAATATCACAAGAACGCTTTGAAACAGTAGAATTTTCTCAACTCAACTGCGTTTGAGGCCCTTAAATATaataactttcaatttccagtccagGATTTAAACTcttcttagcttcactgtgcacaacaTATTTGCCAACTTTTGTCCTACCTATGgcttcgaacgtggacgcgcctctgtgtGGAGTTAACTGAAACCTttccattaaaaatttgaattttttgtttcagtATTTGGTTTTGACGTTGATTTGTTTTGCCTATCCTTGccgttattttttatgttttgtaaTCACCTATAATATTTCAAACTTAAGATGTGTTTCGTAAAACTAGATACCACTTCACTGGATTACAGCTGTTCCTAGAAgtttaattaaaattattttgtgtTATCATTTGTGGGGCCCCTTATATGGCGGGCCCGAGGGCCATGGCCTTAAATTTAAGGCACCTTCACATATtattgtatttgaaaaaaactgATGAGGTGAtatcaactttttgaatataAGTGAAGAACTAAACAGATGAGTTGAAATTTACGTAACATGTTCGAGTAGAAATAGACATTTACACTTAATAGACTCAATAGGCTGATTACATTCAAAACTTATTTTACCCAAGAACTATGTAAAACCATATTTATTAAACTCATATGCTTgtgaatgaaaattcaaatcgAAAGTGTGTTGTTTTTTTAACATATAATTGATTTTAGGAGTCCAGTTAACatgtttgagaaatttttgattacacttataatttattttacccaaaaaCTACGTGAAACCTAATCCAATCGGGCATGGGTTTTTTAATTAGCTGAAGTGCACAGGAATGTGGTTGTGCTTGTGTGGCCTAAAATAAATGGTTCACATGCTCATTTACATAAGATATCGTCAAAAATCGCCATATAGTTGATTACCAAGTTAGCAATAACTTGAAAATAGCATCTTCAAAGACTGTTGAATTGCCTTCATAAATCTCTCACTCTGAGTACGCCACCTCCTGCTTTTCAATTAGTTTAACAATATGTTTGATTTCATATGATGTTGCCTGAcagttaacaaaaaaaaataggtaaattatTTTTAAGTTCATTCTATagcataaaaataataaataaataaatctgggAATAAGGCACATACATGCCTGTAGCCCAGGACCCCCACATTGAAAAATACGGCCCCTGACAAAAAGAGTGCAATAGTTGCAAGTTTCTATACATCTGGATCAAACATTGAGATGgtatacaaattatgtcacgctaaatttcggcTTTTTGACTTTTTCCTAGGGAAATTCCCAGGATTTTGGGAACACCACAGAAGAAATTCAAACATGGAATCCAGAAAATTTCCTCCCAGACATCAAA is a genomic window containing:
- the LOC5580256 gene encoding uncharacterized protein LOC5580256, which encodes MEAKRVRVTNRKQFEFLVNRMEANPKLAKDLKFCEATGISSNTFTSIWHDLTVGLNSLGPPTRTVKDWQKVWTDYKLKIKNKLAHNKREVNATGGGPNSMKILSPTEETVVKLLSLDKMVNHSVPAFGLPRQVGSAQTSQDTDQLHHISSPPGSPLLSSTLADENEPIDEIIREERENEASNQQNASSSRSSKRKHGAMNDVREELLTRQTEYLKQIVENTTECARYARKAFKLREEESKYRRAYLLQKQKDRQSDLELKIELLKYKKQKLQILERREKRK